A single window of Vibrio campbellii CAIM 519 = NBRC 15631 = ATCC 25920 DNA harbors:
- a CDS encoding Lrp/AsnC family transcriptional regulator: MDKFDHQIIDLLRQNARLSITEISEQVSLSRSAVTARIKKLENDRVILGYHADIATSQESTLCAYMVLKFDTSAASHHCDNYAKDLYKIDGVKWCHAISGETDMMLFVEVPNIARLNEIRDYIQSYPELRNVMTHTVLTEFFNTTGSKFVK, translated from the coding sequence ATGGACAAATTTGATCATCAGATCATAGACCTATTGCGGCAGAATGCCCGCCTCTCTATTACAGAGATTTCAGAGCAAGTCAGTTTGTCACGCTCAGCGGTGACAGCGCGAATAAAAAAGCTAGAAAATGATCGAGTGATTCTTGGCTATCATGCCGATATTGCAACATCTCAAGAGTCGACGCTTTGTGCTTATATGGTGTTGAAATTTGACACGTCAGCAGCAAGTCACCACTGCGATAATTACGCCAAAGATCTTTACAAAATCGACGGTGTGAAATGGTGTCATGCAATTAGTGGTGAAACCGATATGATGCTGTTTGTTGAAGTACCGAATATCGCCCGTTTGAATGAGATTCGAGACTATATCCAAAGTTATCCAGAGCTTCGTAATGTGATGACACATACCGTGTTAACGGAGTTTTTCAATACCACAGGGAGCAAGTTTGTAAAATGA
- the yjeH gene encoding L-methionine/branched-chain amino acid transporter: protein MDNLKKDITLISGIGQLSTTLLGTGLFMIPAISAGIAGHFSLWAWIILLIAICPIALTFAQLGKRYPSAGGTAFFVRKAFNSNLESSVAWLFVSVIPVALPAGVTLASGFLNELLPESMNIPLFTQAFVVFLLMLVNLLGTKSSGRLQTVIALSIFALVGAFLWKGDVGPADLTMPAITIDSTWSIATALGVMFWCFVGIEAFAHMGEEFKNPQRDFPIAIIVGCFVAGLTYWACSVVILKFGAYGSAEFDNASIPWLSAYLFGDHAKWLISVIGFSACFASVNLYTQSLARMVWAQAREHKPTSAIARVSVRGVPANATLIVGAILIASCVTGSLSGLDLEFFLKLANGIFVLVYLLAMLAAYKLLKGWGKVLAGFSLVLCTAVFICLGWSMLYAVTIFAVLSLPWKQWRKKNTRRVTD, encoded by the coding sequence ATGGATAATCTTAAGAAAGACATCACGCTCATATCTGGCATTGGACAACTTTCCACCACATTACTTGGAACAGGGTTATTTATGATCCCAGCAATATCTGCGGGTATCGCTGGGCATTTCTCACTTTGGGCTTGGATTATCTTACTCATCGCAATTTGCCCTATCGCGCTTACCTTTGCTCAATTAGGTAAACGCTATCCTAGTGCTGGAGGCACAGCATTTTTTGTTCGTAAAGCGTTTAACAGTAATCTGGAAAGTAGCGTTGCGTGGCTTTTTGTAAGCGTGATTCCTGTAGCCCTGCCAGCTGGGGTAACATTAGCCTCAGGCTTCTTAAATGAACTGTTACCAGAATCAATGAATATCCCATTGTTCACACAGGCCTTTGTTGTCTTTTTATTAATGCTAGTTAACCTTCTCGGCACAAAGTCATCTGGAAGGCTACAAACCGTCATTGCTCTTAGCATTTTTGCTTTGGTTGGTGCATTTTTATGGAAAGGTGATGTTGGCCCAGCCGATCTCACCATGCCTGCCATCACAATCGATTCAACTTGGTCAATTGCGACAGCATTAGGCGTCATGTTTTGGTGCTTTGTTGGGATAGAAGCCTTTGCGCATATGGGGGAGGAATTTAAGAACCCACAACGTGATTTCCCAATTGCTATTATTGTTGGCTGCTTTGTCGCAGGACTCACCTATTGGGCCTGCTCTGTCGTGATACTCAAATTTGGCGCTTACGGCAGTGCTGAGTTCGACAATGCCTCAATCCCGTGGTTGAGTGCGTATCTATTTGGTGATCACGCCAAATGGCTTATTAGTGTTATCGGTTTCTCAGCGTGTTTTGCGAGTGTGAACCTCTACACTCAAAGTTTGGCGCGAATGGTGTGGGCCCAAGCAAGGGAGCACAAACCAACTAGCGCTATCGCGAGAGTTTCAGTGCGAGGCGTACCAGCGAATGCCACGTTAATCGTCGGCGCTATATTGATTGCTTCTTGTGTTACTGGGTCGCTATCAGGGCTAGATTTGGAGTTCTTCCTAAAGCTCGCAAACGGCATCTTTGTTCTGGTCTATCTATTGGCAATGCTAGCAGCCTACAAACTGCTCAAAGGTTGGGGAAAGGTCCTCGCAGGATTTTCTCTCGTGTTGTGCACCGCAGTATTCATTTGTTTGGGTTGGTCTATGCTGTACGCCGTTACTATTTTTGCAGTGCTCTCCCTACCATGGAAACAGTGGCGAAAAAAGAACACTCGCCGAGTGACTGATTAA
- a CDS encoding PLP-dependent aminotransferase family protein, whose translation MSLIDIGDLHLKESDGTRQQALFFAIREKIVQGLWAKNGKLPSTRKLSQGLELSRNTVIAAYEQLVAEGYLNSQKGSGFYVAVELPEQYLPEPSSIKTDSSPKTNFDINRAFAPGVPDLEAFPMAQWQKLLARHLSRTCLLGNQDIQGSWALRCALADYLASSRSVNCSPERIIITSGAQQALSIATMVALKQGDKVLMEQPGYAQMRKLIQFQQYQFEPLLVREKLGFDVEAVTSSDADALYITPSNQYPMGTTLNTEQRGKIINWAVEQSRWVIEDDYDSEFQFAHRPYTSLQGLAAQMGRDDRVLYVGSFSKVMFNGIRLGYLVVPERIVEQCLVVKDALTGDSPTHTQEALADFITEGGLIRHIRKMRRLYKNKHEQMCLAVEKHFGDRVKVISQAAGLHITLKWLQGVDEHEWTQRAKSKGIVLRPLSFYEHSDFKARNWQGAVLGYGNVALSEIDALVEQLSELFK comes from the coding sequence TTGTCTTTGATTGATATCGGTGACCTGCATTTAAAAGAAAGTGATGGAACGCGTCAGCAAGCGTTGTTTTTTGCTATCCGCGAGAAGATTGTTCAAGGGCTGTGGGCGAAGAATGGGAAATTGCCGTCTACACGAAAGCTATCACAAGGCCTTGAACTCAGTAGGAATACCGTGATTGCAGCCTACGAGCAGTTAGTGGCGGAAGGGTACTTGAACAGTCAAAAAGGCTCTGGCTTTTATGTTGCTGTAGAACTGCCGGAGCAGTATCTGCCTGAACCCAGTTCAATCAAAACGGACTCATCACCGAAAACCAACTTTGACATCAACCGCGCATTTGCTCCGGGTGTGCCTGATTTAGAAGCTTTTCCTATGGCGCAGTGGCAAAAGTTACTTGCTCGTCATCTTTCCCGTACCTGTTTGCTAGGGAACCAAGATATTCAGGGCAGTTGGGCATTGCGTTGTGCTTTAGCTGACTACCTTGCATCAAGCCGTTCAGTAAATTGCTCCCCAGAGCGCATCATTATTACTTCTGGGGCACAGCAAGCGTTGTCAATTGCGACGATGGTAGCTCTAAAACAAGGTGATAAGGTTTTGATGGAGCAACCGGGTTACGCGCAAATGCGGAAGCTAATTCAGTTCCAGCAATATCAATTTGAGCCTCTATTGGTACGAGAAAAACTCGGCTTTGATGTGGAAGCGGTAACCAGCAGCGATGCCGATGCTCTATATATCACACCAAGCAATCAGTATCCGATGGGAACTACGCTTAATACCGAGCAGCGAGGGAAGATTATCAACTGGGCGGTCGAGCAATCACGTTGGGTTATCGAAGACGATTACGACAGTGAATTTCAGTTTGCCCATCGTCCATATACCAGCTTACAAGGGCTAGCGGCTCAAATGGGGCGAGATGATCGCGTACTGTATGTGGGCTCGTTCAGTAAAGTGATGTTTAATGGAATACGCCTTGGCTATCTTGTGGTACCTGAACGTATAGTTGAGCAATGCTTGGTGGTTAAGGATGCGTTAACCGGTGATTCGCCAACGCACACCCAAGAGGCGTTGGCTGATTTTATTACTGAAGGTGGGTTAATTCGTCATATCCGCAAAATGCGCCGACTGTACAAAAATAAGCATGAGCAGATGTGTTTGGCTGTTGAAAAGCACTTTGGCGATAGAGTTAAGGTGATCAGTCAGGCTGCTGGTCTCCATATCACTTTAAAGTGGTTGCAAGGGGTTGATGAGCATGAATGGACGCAACGAGCTAAATCCAAAGGGATAGTGCTGCGTCCATTGAGTTTTTATGAACATTCAGATTTTAAAGCGCGAAATTGGCAAGGAGCGGTATTGGGTTATGGCAATGTCGCATTAAGTGAGATTGATGCTCTGGTTGAACAGCTTTCTGAGTTGTTTAAATAA